A genomic segment from Triticum dicoccoides isolate Atlit2015 ecotype Zavitan chromosome 1A, WEW_v2.0, whole genome shotgun sequence encodes:
- the LOC119293899 gene encoding uncharacterized AAA domain-containing protein C16E9.10c-like, with translation MEQRSLLASAVGMGVGVGLGLASARWAKPAHAADGGSGAGAGAAEVEAELRRLVVDGRDSEVTFDEFHHRHCYLSEQTKEVLISAAFVHLKQADLSKHIRNLSAASRAILLSGPTEAYLQSLAKALSHYYKARLLLLDVTDFSLRIQSKYGGSSKALVQNQSASETTFGRVSDFIGSFAMFPKKDEPRESLRRQTSSADSRARGSDVASNDPLLRKNASMPSDMSDVASQCSVHSARRASSWSFDEKVLIQSLYKVMISVAESDPIILYIRDVDHFLHRSQRIYSMFQKMLAKLSGQVLILGSRLLNSDAEYSDVDDRVSTLFPYHVDIKPPQEEIHLNGWKTQMEEDARKIQIQDNRNHIVEVLSANDLDCDDLSSICQADTMVLSNYIEEIIVSAVSYHLVHTNDPEYKNGKLLLSSKSLSHGLSIFQETGLGGKDTLKLEANEDGLKGAPGSKKPENDKSPGKDGDAPPQKPEIPDNEFEKRIRPEVIPPSELGVTFDDIGALADIKESLQELVMLPLRRPDLFKGGGLLKPCRGILLFGPPGTGKTMLAKAIANDAGASFINVSMSTITSKWFGEDEKNVRALFSLAAKVAPTIIFVDEVDSMLGQRARCGEHEAMRKIKNEFMSHWDGILSKSGERILVLAATNRPFDLDEAIIRRFERRIMVGLPTQDSRELILRTVLSKEKVDKDIEYKELATMTEGYSGSDLKNLCVTAAYRPVRELLKKERLKEMERRKTEAKQKTAAAAEDSDKAESKKVSSENKDSSEKVDSDGKEGDSESKVDASEAKAEGDKEAVVDLRPLTMEDLRQAKNQVAASFAAEGAVMNELKQWNDLYGEGGSRKKEQLTYFL, from the exons ATGGAGCAGAGGAGCCTGCTCGCGTCGGCGGTGGGCATGGGCGTGGGCGTCGGGCTGGGGCTCGCGTCGGCGAGGTGGGCGAAGCCGGCGCACGCGGCCGACGGAGGCtcaggcgccggcgccggcgccgcggaggtggaggcggagctgCGGCGGCTGGTGGTGGACGGCCGCGACAGCGAGGTCACCTTCGACGAGTTCCACCACCGCCACTGCTACCTCAG CGAGCAGACCAAGGAGGTGCTCATCAGCGCGGCCTTCGTGCACCTCAAGCAGGCCGACCTGTCCAAGCACATCCGGAACCTCTCCGCCGCCAGCCGCGCCATCCTCCTCTCCGGCCCCACCG AGGCTTACCTGCAGTCGCTTGCCAAGGCTCTGTCGCACTACTACAAGGCCCGGCTGCTGCTCCTCGACGTCACCGACTTCTCGCTCCGG ATCCAGAGCAAGTATGGGGGCTCCAGCAAGGCCTTG GTTCAGAACCAGTCCGCGTCCGAGACGACGTTTGGGCGGGTGTCCGATTTCATTGGATCTTTCGCAATGTTTCCAAAGAAGGATGAGCCTAGAG AATCATTGCGTCGTCAGACAAGCAGTGCAGATTCGAGAGCTAG AGGCTCTGATGTTGCTAGCAATGACCCTTTACTCCGGAAAAATGCTTCTATGCCATCTGATATGAGCGACGTAGCATCACAATGTTCTGTGCATTCAG CTAGGCGAGCCAGTAgctggtctttcgatgagaaagttCTGATACAGTCACTTTACAAG GTCATGATTTCTGTGGCTGAAAGCGATCCCATTATTCTTTACATAAGGGATGTTGACCACTTCCTTCACAGATCGCAGAGAATTTACTCCATGTTCCAGAAAATGTTAGCCAAGTTATCCGGGCAAGTGCTGATACTAGGATCCCGGTTACTTAACTCTGACGCTGAGTACAGCGATGTGGACGACAGAGTTAGTACCCTGTTTCCATATCATGTTGACATTAAACCCCCACAGGAAGAAATCCATCTCAATGGTTGGAAGACTCAAATGGAAGAAGACGCAAGGAAAATTCAGATTCAGGACAACAGAAACCACATTGTGGAGGTGCTCTCGGCAAACGATCTAGACTGCGATGATTTGAGCTCAATCTGCCAAGCGGATACTATGGTTCTAAGCAACTACATCGAGGAAATTATCGTGTCGGCAGTTTCTTACCATTTGGTTCATACCAATGATCCTGAATACAAAAATGGGAAGCTCCTTTTGTCTTCCAAAAG TTTGTCCCATGGGCTAAGCATTTTTCAAGAAACTGGCCTTGGTGGGAAAGACACGCTGAAACTCGAAGCAAACGAG GATGGTCTGAAAGGTGCACCTGGATCTAAGAAACCTGAGAATGATAAATCGCCGGGTAAAGATGGCGACGCCCCGCCACAAAAACCA GAAATACCCGACAATGAGTTTGAAAAGCGTATCAGACCAGAGGTTATACCACCAAGTGAGCTAGGAGTGACATTTGATGACATTGGAGCCCTGGCTGATATCAAAGAGTCGCTTCAGGAGCTGGTCATGCTTCCTCTTCGGCGGCCCGACCTTTTCAAGGGAGGAGGACTTCTAAAGCCTTGCCGTGGAATATTGCTGTTCGGGCCACCTGGAACTGGCAAGACAATGCTCGCTAAGGCTATAGCAAATGATGCTGGCGCCAGCTTCATCAATGTCTCAATGTCCACAATCACATCGAAATGGTTCGGGGAGGACGAGAAGAATGTCCGAGCATTGTTCAGCTTGGCTGCAAAGGTGGCTCCTACTATCATTTTTGTGGACGAGGTAGATAGCATGTTGGGGCAGCGCGCTCGCTGCGGTGAGCATGAGGCGATGCGGaagatcaagaatgagttcatgagCCATTGGGATGGTATCTTGTCGAAGTCCGGTGAAAGAATCCTCGTTCTTGCCGCGACAAATAGACCGTTTGACCTTGATGAAGCCATCATTAGGAGATTCGAACGCAG AATCATGGTTGGCCTTCCCACTCAAGATAGTAGAGAGCTGATTTTAAGGACAGTTTTGTCGAAGGAGAAGGTCGATAAAGACATCGAGTACAAGGAGCTTGCGACAATGACCGAAGGTTACAGCGGCAGTGATCTTAAG AATCTTTGTGTTACAGCTGCTTACCGACCGGTTAGGGAGCTACTTAAGAAAGAACGGTTGAAAGAGATG GAAAGGAGGAAAACGGAGGCGAAGCAGAAAACCGCCGCGGCAGCAGAGGATTCAGACAAGGCAGAGAGCAAGAAGGTGAGTTCAGAGAACAAAGACAGTTCAGAGAAGGTGGATTCAGATGGCAAAGAGGGTGATTCAGAAAGCAAGGTTGATGCCTCGGAAGCCAAGGCTGAAGGCGACAAGGAAGCGGTCGTCGATCTTAGGCCTCTGACGATGGAGGACCTGAGGCAGGCCAAAAATCAG GTCGCCGCGAGCTTCGCCGCGGAGGGCGCTGTCATGAACGAGCTGAAGCAGTGGAATGACCTCTACGGCGAAGGAGGGTCGAGGAAGAAGGAGCAGCTGACCTACTTTTTGTAG